In Candidatus Sodalis pierantonius str. SOPE, one DNA window encodes the following:
- a CDS encoding helix-turn-helix domain-containing protein: MNSFDYDQKSATNTKIRERIFTESGIIRFPERLKEAMEKAGSLSNSLLAKKSGMSEAVIRKYLKGESYPTLERLSLLANTCNCTINWLATGKESGYGDRMNKTGGVVHSCDSVTGEFLSVLSRVSQEQREELLTVIYARGIASLLSLSDDMNIKILQLPPEEKERLMRLYDQIKKGTSEVGEVASEDSLASERTNAKGPFKKL; the protein is encoded by the coding sequence ATGAATTCATTTGATTACGACCAAAAATCCGCGACGAATACAAAAATCCGTGAACGGATTTTTACAGAGTCGGGAATAATCCGTTTTCCCGAGCGCCTGAAAGAAGCCATGGAAAAAGCTGGATCCCTTAGCAATAGCCTATTGGCCAAAAAATCCGGCATGTCTGAAGCCGTCATAAGGAAGTATTTAAAAGGAGAGTCCTACCCCACGCTTGAACGCCTCTCTTTGCTTGCTAATACTTGTAATTGTACTATTAATTGGTTAGCAACAGGAAAGGAGAGTGGATACGGTGACCGCATGAATAAAACAGGAGGTGTCGTACATTCGTGCGACTCCGTTACGGGAGAGTTTCTTTCGGTATTATCACGAGTAAGTCAGGAGCAGAGAGAGGAACTGCTTACCGTCATCTACGCTAGGGGAATAGCATCACTTCTTAGCCTAAGTGATGATATGAACATAAAAATCTTACAGCTGCCTCCTGAAGAAAAAGAGCGTCTAATGCGGCTCTATGACCAAATCAAAAAGGGGACTAGTGAGGTTGGTGAAGTAGCATCAGAAGATAGCCTAGCAAGCGAACGCACGAACGCAAAAGGGCCGTTTAAAAAACTATAA